The nucleotide window TCCAACATCACCGGACGCCGGACCCCGCGCTGCAGCAGATGATCAACCACCTCGGCCATCCCGCGACCAAGATCAAAATTCACCGAACCCGGTACTGCTGTCGGGTCCGGGGCGTCGATCCGTACCACCGGCACCCCGGGCAGCAGCCGGGACAGCTCCTCGTAGTCCAGATGTACGTAGCCGATCAGCGCGTCGACCTGATCGGCCAGTTGGCCGATCAGGTCGCGCTGGTTGTCGACTCCGCTGCAGTCCATCAACACCACCGTCCAGCCGCGTTCGGCGGCCCGGGTGACGACCGCCGAGGACAGCTCGGGATAGTACGGATTGACCAGGTTGTCGATCACCAGGCCGATGGTGTGATGATCATGGAGTACCAGACCGCGACCGAACCGGGACGGGTGATAGCCGAGCTCCCGGGCCGCCAGCAACACCCGTTCCTTGGTGCCGGCGTTGATCCCGGGCATGTCGTTCATCGCCCGGGTGACGGTTTGCCGGGACACCCGCGCCGCCTCGGCGACGTCGCGGATGGTGACCCGGCGCCCCGCCGACGCCGCCACCGGGGCCTTGATCATTTGCGCAGATCGAGCCAGGCCAACTGCTCCTCGGACAGCTCGACACCGACGCCCTGCAAGGAAGAACGGGTCTCGGTGATCGACCGCGGGCCGAACAACGGGAAGGTCGGGAACGGCTGACCCAACACGTACGCCAACGCGATCGCCGTGGCCGGCACGCCCAGCTCGGCACCCAGCTTCTCCGCCCGGCGGAGTCGTTCGAAGTTGTCGTCGCTGTAGTAGCAGCGGACCAACTCGGGATCGCTGCGATCATCGGGCCGGGCCGGTCGCGCGAAGAAGCCGCGCGCCTGCGAAGACCAAGGCAGCAAGGGAATCTTGCTCTCGGTCAGCCACTGCTTGGAGGCCGGGTCGGTGACGTGCTTACAGCCGTCCCAGGGCACGTCGTAGGCCTCGGCCAGCCCGAAGTGGTTGCTCAGCACACTGAAGCCCTGGCGGCCGTTGGCCTCGGCGTAGGCGTTGGCCTCCTCGAACCGTTCCCTGGTCCAGTTGGAGCCGCCGAAGACCTTGATCCGGCCCGCCCGGTAGTGCTCGTCCAGCACGTCGACGAATTCGCCGACCGGGATGTCCAGATTGTCGCGATGCATCATGTAGATGTCGGCGTAGTCGGACTGCTGGCGTTCCAGCGACTCCAGCAGCTGGGAGGTCAGCGACTCCGGATCGCAGTGCGGGGTGTGTGCCCCCTTCACGATCACCACCACGTCGTCACGGACGCCGCGATTGGCCATCCACTGACCGAGCAACTTCTCATGTCGTCCGCCGCCGTAGATGTAGCCGGTGTCGAACGCATTGCCACCGAGGCTGAAGAAGTGATCGAACATCGCCGATGCATGCGCCAGATCGGGCTGGTTGTCGCAACCCATCACCAACCGGGAGATCTGCTTGTCGATGCCGGGAATCGTTCCGTACTTCATCGGTGGGGTGTGCAGCCGTTCGCTCGGCCGGACATCCAGCGGTTCGCCGTCCACGGTGGGGATGTCGGCGGTGTCGCCCTCGAACGGGTACTGCAGTCCGATCGCGGCCCGCCACTGATCCAGCACCTTGGCGTTACCGAGTGTGTCGTCCAGGCTCATCTCGATCGGGCCGGTCGCGGCTTGATCACCGACCGATTCGGCGACGCCGTCGGCTTCCAGCGCGTACGGGAAGCTGCCGGCAAAGCTTTGCTGCACAGGGTCTTCGCCGATCTTGGTCACGGTGATCACCGGATCCTCGGACAGTGTCCAGGGATCGGCGATCTCGATCTTGCCGGCCGAGCCGTAGATGCTGACCGTGTTGGTGTCCTGCAGCCGGACACCGGTCCGCACCACGGCGGTGATGCCGCCGGCGAAGCCGAGATCGGCCACCGCCCACTCGTCCACCCCGGTGCTACCGATGCTGCCGGATGCGGTGAACGAGACCGGCTCGGCGACACGCTTGCCCAGGGCGGCGCCCGCGATCGCGCGGGCGTAGGAGACCGGGTAGCCGCCCACGTCGAGGATTCCGCCACCGGCGGTCTCCGGCGTGAACAGACGTCCCTCCTGCCGGCCGGCGCGGAAGGCGAAGGTGGCGTCGATGTGCCGGATCTCGCCGATCGCGCCCTCGGCCACCAGCCGCAGCACCTCCCGGGTCTGCGGGTGGAAGCGATACATGTACGCCTCGACCAGCACCTGGCCGGTGTCGCGGGCGGCGTCGACCACGGCCATCACCTGACCGTTGTTGGGCGCCAGCGGCTTCTCGCACAGCACCTGCTTGCCGGCCCTAAGCGCGGCGATCGTCAATCGGGCGTGGGTGGTGTGCACGGTCGACACGTAGACCGCGTCGATCTCGGGTGAGGCGAGAACGTCGTCGTAGCTGCCGATCACCGCGTTGTCGTCGAGGCCGAACTCGTCGGCGAACTTGCGCGCCCGGTCCGCATCGGAGCTGCCGACACCGGCCAGCGTGCCGTACCGGCTGTGCGGAAGCTGACCGGCGAAGCGGCGAGCGATGTTGCCCGGGCCGAGGACTGCCCAGCGCAGCGAGCGGGCTGAGTCTGTGGAAGGACTCATCGTTGACATCAATCCCATCGAAAGCTTTGAAGGTTGTGAGCGAACCCAACTATTGACATCCCGCACGGCGGCTGTCAATGTTCCAGCCAAAGGAATCGTGAACGTTCACGATTCGCACCTCGCGCCATGATCATCTTCGCGATGATCATGGTTCGTCCATGTCCGTGTTCACCTCAGAGCCGAGAGTGAGAGCCGATGGCCGGATTCTCTCGAAGATCGCTCCTCGCCGGCGCCGCCGGCCTGGGAGCACTAGCAACCGCCGGAGCCTTGTCAGGCTGCGGCTCGACCACGTCCATCTCGTCCGACCCCAAGGAACTGGTGCTCTGGTACTGGGACCGGTCGGCCGATCCGAAGCTCCTGGCCATCGCGGCCAAGGAAATCCCGGGAACCAACGGGATGCGATTGCGCGCCGACCTCGTCGGCGGCACCTTCGACACCAAACTCCGTACCAGTCTGGCCGGGAACGCCTACATCCCCGACCTGACCTACATCAACTCCAATGTGTCGCTGTACTTCCCGAACGAGTCGATGTTCCTGGACCTGAACGACCTCGGGGCGCAGCAGTACAAGGACCTCTACTTCGACTGGAAGTGGCAACTCGGCGTCACCCCGACGAACCGGTTCTGCTTCTTCCCGCTGGACACCGGTCCGACCGGCTTCTACTACCGCAAGGACGTCTTCGACAAGGCCCAGATCGAATCCGATCCGGACGCGGTCAGCGAGCAGATCAAGACCTGGGACGGCTATATCGAGCTGGGCCAGAAACTGAAGAAGAACGTCGGCTCGTTCATGGACATCAACGCCGGCGTGATCTTCGGCCAGTTCATCAACGCCAGCCCCGAGCGCTACTTCAACAAGGCCGGCAAGCTGCTCTACATGGAGCCGAACAGCGCGATCAAGCAGGCCTGGGACACCGCGGTGAAGGCGATCAAGGCCGGGGTCACCGGCAATCAGCAGAACAGCACCGATCAGAACGCGGCCTGGACCAGCGGCAAGACCGCCGGACACATCGAGGCCGTCTGGTGGGCGCAGATCCTGACCGACACCGCACCCGACACCAAGGGCAAGTGGCGACTGGCGTCGCAACCGGTCCGGCCCGGCAACAGCGGCGGATCGTTCGTCTGCCTGCCGCACACCTGCAAGGATCCGGAGGCCGCGTTCAAGTTGATCACCTGGATGAACAACCCGCAGAACCAGGCCCAGTCCTACAACAACATGCAGTTGTTCCCCTCCGCCCTCGACTCGTTCAAGGGCGATCTGATGAAGGGCAACAACAGCTTCTTCGCCGGTCAGGACACCCAGACGTTCTTCCTGAAGTCGGCCGAGTCCGTACCGACTGCCTTCATCAGCACG belongs to Microlunatus elymi and includes:
- a CDS encoding LacI family DNA-binding transcriptional regulator, whose product is MIKAPVAASAGRRVTIRDVAEAARVSRQTVTRAMNDMPGINAGTKERVLLAARELGYHPSRFGRGLVLHDHHTIGLVIDNLVNPYYPELSSAVVTRAAERGWTVVLMDCSGVDNQRDLIGQLADQVDALIGYVHLDYEELSRLLPGVPVVRIDAPDPTAVPGSVNFDLGRGMAEVVDHLLQRGVRRPVMLDSSRDESGLTERARQFIKLMQGHGISAPVLHAGGDQLSDGIRATTEIITTMPRTDAIMCFNDITAFGALKALRQHGREVPRDVRVVGVDGLAAGTYVTPMLTSLALDMTKVAAAAVDIALGRLDGSIAAGSRGARRKVRHKLVIREST
- a CDS encoding aldo/keto reductase translates to MSPSTDSARSLRWAVLGPGNIARRFAGQLPHSRYGTLAGVGSSDADRARKFADEFGLDDNAVIGSYDDVLASPEIDAVYVSTVHTTHARLTIAALRAGKQVLCEKPLAPNNGQVMAVVDAARDTGQVLVEAYMYRFHPQTREVLRLVAEGAIGEIRHIDATFAFRAGRQEGRLFTPETAGGGILDVGGYPVSYARAIAGAALGKRVAEPVSFTASGSIGSTGVDEWAVADLGFAGGITAVVRTGVRLQDTNTVSIYGSAGKIEIADPWTLSEDPVITVTKIGEDPVQQSFAGSFPYALEADGVAESVGDQAATGPIEMSLDDTLGNAKVLDQWRAAIGLQYPFEGDTADIPTVDGEPLDVRPSERLHTPPMKYGTIPGIDKQISRLVMGCDNQPDLAHASAMFDHFFSLGGNAFDTGYIYGGGRHEKLLGQWMANRGVRDDVVVIVKGAHTPHCDPESLTSQLLESLERQQSDYADIYMMHRDNLDIPVGEFVDVLDEHYRAGRIKVFGGSNWTRERFEEANAYAEANGRQGFSVLSNHFGLAEAYDVPWDGCKHVTDPASKQWLTESKIPLLPWSSQARGFFARPARPDDRSDPELVRCYYSDDNFERLRRAEKLGAELGVPATAIALAYVLGQPFPTFPLFGPRSITETRSSLQGVGVELSEEQLAWLDLRK
- a CDS encoding ABC transporter substrate-binding protein, whose protein sequence is MAGFSRRSLLAGAAGLGALATAGALSGCGSTTSISSDPKELVLWYWDRSADPKLLAIAAKEIPGTNGMRLRADLVGGTFDTKLRTSLAGNAYIPDLTYINSNVSLYFPNESMFLDLNDLGAQQYKDLYFDWKWQLGVTPTNRFCFFPLDTGPTGFYYRKDVFDKAQIESDPDAVSEQIKTWDGYIELGQKLKKNVGSFMDINAGVIFGQFINASPERYFNKAGKLLYMEPNSAIKQAWDTAVKAIKAGVTGNQQNSTDQNAAWTSGKTAGHIEAVWWAQILTDTAPDTKGKWRLASQPVRPGNSGGSFVCLPHTCKDPEAAFKLITWMNNPQNQAQSYNNMQLFPSALDSFKGDLMKGNNSFFAGQDTQTFFLKSAESVPTAFISTFETQAQYFGTEIINVESAGKNPDQAWEDAVNQTNKTLRKRGIDV